A genomic segment from Parus major isolate Abel chromosome 21, Parus_major1.1, whole genome shotgun sequence encodes:
- the PLEKHM2 gene encoding pleckstrin homology domain-containing family M member 2 isoform X2, which produces MEPAEVKDRILENISLSVKKLQSYFAACEDETPAIRNHDKVLQRLCEHLDHALLYGLQDLSSGYWVLVVHFTRREAIKQIEVLQHVATNLGRSRAWLYLALNENSLESYLRLFQENLSLLHKYYVKNALVCSHDHLTLFLTLVSGLEFIRFDLDLDAPYLDLAPYMPDYYKPQYLLDFEERLPSSVHGSDSLSLNSFNSVTSTNLEWDDSAIAPSSEDGDLTDTLSCPRSTASEANGSRARSPTQRHNPFNEDKAEVPSSSDTTPVHTAARDRAEATPEGTDQSESCTELEVIRLAKKKKTGKKKKVKPEEAVSSPVPAAPEASGDSGVNGLSDREEPPRDGPAAPAGPEESRECAALGPLALRIPEMKDTSMESVGQPLSKVIDRLNGQLDPGGWNAALEPPGQPFRTGTPGETPDGSSSGDFSEGISAPMDFYRFTVESPNTAAPGGGHHDPPGPGQPPHVSGSPEAPEEEESREGEAVGAVEEPERAKEPQTSQTETTNTQALCEPKKEQPSPSPSSAEDSGVEEGQGSPSELTHPSEFRVDNNHLLLLMIHVFRENEEQLFRMIRMSTGHMEGNLQLIYVLLTDCYVYLIRKGALGHVSRGSVLPRTWIGLQVHRCCCRGGAVPPFTWLSVSVPGAAEKPYMVEEAVSYNELDYISVGLDQQTVTLVCTNRRKQFLLDTADVALTEFFLVSLKSAMIKGCREPPYPSILTDATMEKLALAKFVAQESKCEACNVVVRFYGLVHWEDPMDEALGPASSSCSSAENAITKDGILHYKAGTSYLGKEQWKPCFVVLSNGILYQYPDRTDVTPLLSINMGGEQCGGCRRSNTTDRPHSFQVILTDRPSLELSADNEEDMADWMQYFCQAVSKGVIPHGVAPTPCVPCCLVLTDEKAFTCHEDCQTSFFRSLGTAELTDVTAVSTEAGKEYCILEFAQDSKEFLPPWVFYFSCTTELERFLSALNVVWRNIYQVDLQHKAIVDAAVKKKCEDAQSLIDSAWQRSDSLCRGRAERDPWC; this is translated from the exons ctgcagagctaCTTTGCTGCCTGTGAAGATGAGACACCAGCCATCAGAAACCATGACAAGGTCCTGCAGAGGCTCTGTGAACACCTGGACCACGCTCTGCTCTACGG acTGCAAGATCTCTCCTCGGGGTACTGGGTGCTGGTGGTTCACTTCACGCGCCGGGAAGCCATCAAACAGATTGAAGTGCTGCAGCACGTGGCCACCAACCTGGGCCGCA GCCGGGCCTGGCTGTACCTTGCCCTTAATGAAAACTCCTTGGAGAGCTACTTGAGGCTGTTCCAGGAGAACCTCAGCCTGCTGCACAAGTACTATGTCAA GAATGCCCTGGTCTGCAGTCATGATCATCTGACCTTGTTCTTAACACTGGTGTCTGGACTGGAGTTCATCCGCTTTGACTTGGACCTG GATGCTCCATACTTGGATCTGGCCCCATACATGCCAGATTACTACAAGCCTCAGTACCTGCTGGACTTCGAGGAGCGCCTGCCCAGCTCCGTGCACGGCTCCGACAGCCTCTCCCTCAACTCCTTCAACTCTGTCACCTCCACCAACCTGGAATGGGATGACAGTGCCATTGCTCCATCCAGTGAGG ACGGAGACCTGACGGACACGCTCAGCTGCCCGCGCTCCACCGCCTCGGAGGCCAatggcagcagggccaggagccccACACAGCGCCACAACCCCTTCAATGAGGACAAGGCTGAGGTGCCATCCTCCTCTGACACCACGCCGGTGCACACGGCTGCCCGGGACAGGGCGGAGGCCACCCCCGAAGGAACGGACCAGTCCGAGAGCTGCACGGAGCTGGAGGTCATCAG GCTAGCCAAGAAGAAGAAGACAGGCAAGAAGAAGAAGGTGAAGCCCGAGGAGGCGGTGAGCAGCCCGGTGCCGGCAGCGCCCGAGGCCAGCGGGGACAGCGGCGTCAATGGGCTCAGCGACAGGGAGGAGCCGCCGAGAGACGGCCCCGCTGCCCCGGCTGGGCCCGAGGAGAGCAGGGAGTGCGCTGCCCTCGGCCCGCTGGCCCTGCGCATCCCCGAGATGAAGGACACGTCCATGGAGAGCGTGGGGCAGCCCCTGAGCAAGGTCATAGACAGGCTCAACGGGCAGCTGGACCCCGGGGGCTGGAACGCCGCCCTGGAGCCCCCCGGGCAGCCCTTTCGGACCGGCACGCCAGGGGAGACCCCGGATGGATCGTCCTCTGGCGACTTTAGTGAGGGGATTTCAGCCCCCATGGACTTCTACCGATTTACCGTCGAGAGTCCAAACACTGCTGCACCAGGTGGTGGCCACCATGACCCTCCAGGGCCTGGCCAACCGCCACATGTTTCTGGTAGCCCTGAGGCtcctgaagaagaagaaagcagagagggagaagcagTTGGGGCAGTAGAGGAACCTGAAAGGGCGAAGGAACCTCAAACTAGCCAGACAGAAACCACCAACACACAGGCTCTCTGTGAGCCCAAgaaggagcagcccagcccttccccaaGCAGCGCTGAGGACTCTGGGGTggaggaagggcagggcagCCCCTCAGAGCTGACCCATCCCTCCGAGTTCAG GGTGGATAACaaccatctcctgctgctgatgATCCACGTCTTTCGGGAGAACGAGGAGCAGTTGTTCAGG ATGATCCGAATGAGCACGGGGCACATGGAAGGGAACCTGCAGCTGATCTACGTCCTGCTAACGGATTGCTACGTGTACCTGATCCGCAAAG GAGCCCTAGGACACGTGTCCCGTGGCTCCGTGCTGCCCAGGACATGGATCGGTTTGCAGGTGCAtcgctgctgctgcagagggggtGCTGTGCCCCCCTTCACGTGGctgtctgtgtctgtgccagggGCAGCGGAGAAGCCGTACATGGTGGAGGAGGCCGTGTCCTACAACGAGCTGGATTACATCTCG GTTGGGCTGGATCAGCAGACCGTGACCCTGGTGTGCACCAACCGGAGGAAGCAGTTCTTGCTTGACACTGCCGACGTGGCTCTCACAGA GTTCTTCCTGGTCTCCTTGAAGTCAGCCATGATCAAAGGGTGCCGGGAGCCCCCTTATCCCAGTATCCTCACAGATGCCACCATGGAGAAACTGGCACTTGCCAAGTTTGTGGCACAGGAGTCCAAGTGTGAG GCCTGCAATGTGGTTGTGCGTTTCTACGGTCTCGTTCACTGGGAGGACCCCATGGATGAGGCGCTGGGACccgccagcagcagctgctcctctgcagaaaaCGCCATCACCAAGGACGGCATCCTGCACTACAAGGCAGGGACCTCCTACCTGGGCAAGGAGCAGTGGAAGCCCTGCTTCGTGGTGCTCAG CAATGGGATCTTGTACCAGTACCCAGATCGCACAGATGTCAcccctctgctctccatcaACATGGG cGGCGAGCAGTGCGGGGGATGCCGGCGTTCCAACACCACCGACCGGCCCCACTCCTTCCAGGTGATCCTGACAGACCGGccctccctggagctgagcGCCGACAACGAGGAGGACATGGCAGACTGGATGCAGTACTTCTGCCAGGCTGTCTCCAAAGGG GTGATTCCCCACGGTGTTGCCCCCACACCCTGTGTTCCCTGCTGCCTGGTGCTGACAGATGAGAAGGCTTTCACGTGCCATGAGGACTGCCAGACCAGCTTCTTCCGCTCGCTGGGCACGGCCGAGCTGACGGACGTCACCGCCGTCTCCACAGAGGCCGGCAAGGAGTACTGCATTCTG GAGTTTGCTCAGGACAGCAAGGAGTTCCTGCCCCCCTGGGTCTTTTATTTTAGTTGCACTACGGAACTGGAGAGGTTCCTGTCAGCACTGAACGTCGTGTGGAGGAACATCTACCAG GTCGATCTCCAGCACAAGGCCATTGTGGATGCTGCTGTGAAGAAGAAATGTGAGGATGCCCAGAGCCTCATTGACAGCGCCTGGCAGCGCAGCGACAGCCTCTGCCGGGGACGGGCCGAGCGGGACCCCTGGTGTTAA